A window from Alkalilimnicola sp. S0819 encodes these proteins:
- a CDS encoding type 4a pilus biogenesis protein PilO, which produces MDLNKINELDFNNIGSWPWPAKAVLLVLAFVAVVVAGWWFDWQHQQDDLKKVAAEEKELLQTLAFKQKRAANLEAYEQQLADMRRSFGDMLRQLPSRAEVSKLLVDISQTGLASGLEFDLFRPSGERLQEFYAELPVQISVRGDYHEFGRFVSGVANLPRIVTLHDIDIAPAGEQLVMNLTAKTYWYVEEGDAK; this is translated from the coding sequence ATGGACCTGAACAAGATCAACGAACTGGATTTCAACAACATCGGCAGCTGGCCCTGGCCCGCCAAGGCCGTGCTGCTGGTGCTGGCTTTCGTCGCAGTGGTGGTGGCCGGCTGGTGGTTCGACTGGCAGCATCAGCAGGACGATCTGAAGAAGGTGGCCGCCGAGGAGAAGGAACTGCTGCAAACCCTGGCCTTCAAGCAAAAGCGCGCCGCCAACCTGGAAGCCTACGAGCAGCAGCTCGCCGACATGCGCCGCTCCTTCGGCGACATGCTGCGCCAGCTGCCCAGCCGAGCGGAAGTTTCCAAGCTGCTGGTGGACATCTCCCAGACGGGCCTCGCCAGCGGTCTGGAATTCGACCTGTTCCGCCCCAGCGGGGAGCGCCTCCAGGAATTCTATGCCGAACTGCCTGTGCAGATCAGCGTACGGGGTGACTACCACGAGTTCGGCCGCTTCGTCAGCGGCGTGGCCAACCTGCCGCGCATCGTCACCCTGCACGACATCGACATCGCCCCGGCGGGTGAGCAATTGGTGATGAACCTGACCGCCAAGACCTACTGGTACGTCGAGGAGGGAGACGCGAAATGA
- a CDS encoding PilN domain-containing protein: MTKINLLPWRAALRKKRQQEFIAILVGALVLGAATWFGGHMYFADRVDFQKARNRLVQQEITALDARIAKIQDLEKTKRQLISRMEVIQKLQAGRSGVVHLFEELSTTLPEGLHLSSLKQSGVQLAIAGRAESNARISRYMENLDSSDWFSDPKLNVIQVSEQGQTRISSFDLQVRQSVPDDEEAR; this comes from the coding sequence ATGACAAAAATAAACCTACTCCCCTGGCGCGCGGCACTGCGCAAGAAGCGCCAGCAGGAATTCATCGCCATCCTGGTCGGTGCGCTGGTCCTGGGGGCCGCCACCTGGTTCGGCGGCCATATGTACTTCGCCGACCGCGTCGACTTTCAGAAGGCACGCAATCGGCTGGTGCAACAGGAAATCACCGCCCTGGATGCGCGCATCGCGAAGATCCAGGATCTGGAAAAAACCAAGCGCCAGCTGATCTCACGCATGGAAGTCATTCAGAAGCTGCAAGCCGGCCGCAGCGGGGTGGTGCATCTTTTCGAGGAACTCAGCACCACCTTGCCCGAAGGTCTGCACCTCAGCAGCCTCAAGCAATCGGGCGTCCAGCTGGCCATCGCCGGTCGCGCCGAATCCAACGCCCGCATCTCCCGCTACATGGAGAACCTGGACAGCTCGGACTGGTTCAGCGACCCGAAGCTGAACGTGATTCAGGTCAGCGAGCAGGGCCAGACGCGCATCAGCAGCTTCGACCTGCAGGTGCGACAGTCGGTGCCTGACGACGAGGAGGCCCGCTGA
- a CDS encoding pilus assembly protein PilM, producing the protein MGLLGKKHLPLLGIDISSTAVKLLELRRADARYRVECYAVEPLPPNAVVEKRIENPEAVSEALKAAVRRSQSKAKTAAVAVPASSAISKVITMPASLSEDEMEAQIELQADQYVPYPLEEVNLDFQMLGPVAGNADEAEVLLVASRSENVESRVDVLQAAGLSAQVVDVESYAMENAYSLMAASLPGGADQTVAVVDIGATMTALTVLENQRIIYTREQIFGGRQLTEEIMRRYGLSYEEAGRAKRQGGLPDSYEDEVLAPFKETMAEQVARSLQFFFSSGQHASVDHVLVAGGCAAIPGAAELIQDYTGTPASKANPFANMPVSSRVRPHMLSEDAPALLIACGLAMRGFD; encoded by the coding sequence GTGGGCTTGCTCGGTAAGAAACACCTTCCCCTTCTCGGGATCGACATCAGTTCGACCGCCGTGAAATTACTTGAGCTGCGTCGGGCCGATGCGCGGTATCGCGTCGAGTGTTACGCGGTGGAACCCTTGCCACCCAATGCCGTGGTGGAGAAACGCATCGAAAACCCGGAAGCGGTCTCCGAGGCCCTCAAGGCAGCGGTGCGCCGCTCGCAGTCCAAGGCCAAGACCGCCGCGGTCGCCGTCCCCGCCTCCTCCGCCATCAGCAAGGTCATCACCATGCCGGCGAGCCTGAGCGAGGACGAGATGGAGGCGCAGATCGAGCTGCAGGCCGATCAGTACGTGCCCTACCCGCTGGAGGAGGTCAACCTGGACTTCCAGATGCTGGGCCCGGTGGCCGGCAACGCCGACGAGGCGGAAGTGCTGCTGGTAGCCTCGCGCAGCGAGAACGTGGAGAGCCGGGTGGATGTGCTGCAGGCGGCCGGGCTCAGCGCGCAGGTGGTGGACGTGGAAAGCTACGCCATGGAGAACGCCTACTCGCTGATGGCGGCGAGCCTGCCCGGCGGCGCGGATCAGACCGTGGCGGTGGTGGACATAGGCGCCACCATGACGGCGCTGACCGTGCTGGAGAATCAGCGCATCATCTACACCCGCGAGCAGATCTTCGGCGGCCGCCAGCTCACCGAGGAGATCATGCGCCGCTACGGCCTGTCCTACGAAGAGGCCGGACGCGCCAAACGCCAGGGCGGTCTGCCCGACAGCTACGAGGACGAAGTCCTGGCGCCGTTCAAGGAGACCATGGCCGAGCAGGTGGCCCGGTCGCTGCAGTTCTTCTTCAGCTCCGGCCAGCATGCCAGCGTGGACCATGTCCTGGTGGCCGGCGGTTGCGCGGCCATCCCCGGGGCGGCGGAGCTGATCCAGGACTACACCGGAACCCCGGCCAGCAAGGCCAACCCTTTCGCCAACATGCCGGTGTCCTCACGCGTACGCCCGCACATGCTCAGCGAGGACGCGCCCGCCCTGCTGATTGCCTGCGGCCTTGCCATGAGGGGCTTCGACTAA
- a CDS encoding penicillin-binding protein 1A has translation MKRTLNRLFLFFLAAGLALGLLGLVGVGAAYLVLAPQLPSVESLRDVEYQVPLRVYTREGDLIAEFGEKKRTPLSYDELPPDLVNAFIAAEDERFFEHPGVDYQGLLRAVWYLVRTGEKGPGGSTITMQVARNFFLSREKTYLRKANEILLALKIDRELSKPQIMELYLNKIYLGHRAYGVGAAAQVYYGQPIAALDLAQMAMIAGLPKAPSRDNPVTNPERAKERRAYVLRRMREQGFIDQPTYEQALGAPVTARTYEERPEVEAPYVAEMARAEVVARFGEERAYSAGYKVFTTVEAARQRAAVAALRQGLLDYDRRHGYRGPIETLELAALEDEQARLGRLRKHAVVGGLMPALVLAVDEQGAELLLRSAERVRLPFAAMNWAKPFVNREVVGAAPKTPAEVLSSGDVVRLQAVGSGWVLAQVPQPEGALVGLEPQSGAIRSLVGGFDFFDSKFNRATQARRQPGSSFKPFIYSAALAAGMTPATVINDAPVVFDDPALEDTWRPKNYSGRFYGPTRLREALVRSRNLVSIRVLREIGIAYAIDYLQRFGFPGGSLPRDLSLSLGSASLTPLELARGYAVFANGGHQVQPYLVEEIYDDGGKRVYRAPLVRLCEGCEEEPAALVVPVSAEGGEALVPRERRDAPRVLDARNVYLMNDMLRDVIRRGTGRRALSLGRRDLAGKTGTTNAQQDVWFTGYNSALVGVVWMGFDQLQPLGRGETGSTAALPVWVSYMGQALKGVPEADPARPAGLVSVRIDPESGRAARAENPGAVFELFREDRVPELEPPGAGAPGSGSAGGERPLF, from the coding sequence ATGAAGCGTACCCTCAACCGACTATTCCTGTTCTTCCTGGCCGCCGGTCTCGCCCTGGGGCTATTGGGCCTGGTGGGCGTCGGCGCGGCTTATTTGGTGCTGGCCCCGCAGTTGCCCTCCGTGGAAAGCCTGCGGGACGTTGAGTACCAGGTGCCTTTGCGGGTCTATACCCGGGAAGGTGATCTGATCGCCGAGTTCGGCGAGAAGAAACGCACGCCCCTGAGCTATGACGAATTGCCCCCCGATTTGGTCAATGCCTTCATCGCGGCCGAAGACGAGCGTTTCTTCGAGCACCCGGGGGTAGATTATCAAGGACTTTTGCGCGCGGTCTGGTACCTGGTTCGCACTGGGGAGAAGGGGCCGGGTGGTAGCACTATCACCATGCAGGTGGCTCGCAACTTCTTCCTCAGTCGCGAGAAAACCTACCTGCGCAAGGCCAACGAGATCCTGCTGGCTCTCAAGATCGACCGTGAGCTGAGCAAGCCTCAGATCATGGAGTTGTATCTCAACAAGATCTATCTGGGGCATCGTGCCTACGGGGTGGGCGCGGCGGCCCAGGTGTATTACGGCCAGCCGATCGCGGCGCTGGATCTTGCGCAGATGGCAATGATCGCCGGGCTGCCCAAGGCGCCGTCGAGGGACAATCCGGTGACCAACCCCGAGCGAGCGAAAGAGCGCCGGGCGTACGTTTTGCGTCGCATGCGCGAACAGGGCTTTATCGATCAGCCGACCTACGAGCAGGCGCTGGGCGCGCCGGTGACCGCTCGCACCTACGAAGAGCGCCCCGAGGTGGAGGCGCCTTATGTGGCCGAGATGGCACGCGCCGAGGTGGTGGCGCGCTTTGGCGAGGAGCGGGCCTACTCGGCGGGCTACAAGGTGTTCACCACCGTGGAAGCGGCTCGCCAGCGCGCGGCCGTGGCGGCCCTGCGCCAGGGGCTGCTGGATTACGATCGGCGCCATGGTTACCGGGGGCCGATCGAGACGTTGGAGCTCGCGGCGCTGGAAGATGAGCAGGCGCGCCTTGGGCGGCTGCGCAAGCACGCGGTGGTGGGCGGGCTGATGCCCGCGCTGGTGCTGGCTGTGGATGAGCAGGGAGCGGAGCTGCTGTTGCGCAGTGCCGAGCGTGTGCGGCTGCCGTTCGCCGCCATGAATTGGGCGAAGCCTTTCGTGAACCGTGAGGTGGTGGGGGCGGCGCCGAAGACGCCCGCCGAGGTGTTGAGTAGCGGCGATGTGGTTCGGCTGCAGGCGGTGGGTTCGGGCTGGGTGCTCGCCCAGGTTCCGCAACCGGAAGGGGCGCTGGTGGGCCTGGAGCCACAGAGCGGCGCCATACGCTCACTGGTTGGCGGCTTCGACTTCTTCGACAGCAAATTCAATCGCGCCACCCAAGCGCGGCGCCAGCCGGGTTCCAGCTTCAAGCCCTTCATTTATTCAGCAGCCTTGGCAGCGGGCATGACCCCGGCCACCGTGATCAACGACGCCCCGGTAGTGTTCGATGATCCGGCGCTGGAGGATACCTGGCGGCCCAAGAACTACAGCGGCCGTTTCTACGGCCCGACCCGTCTGCGCGAAGCGCTGGTGCGCTCGCGCAATCTGGTCTCCATCCGCGTGCTGCGCGAGATCGGTATCGCTTACGCCATCGATTATCTGCAGCGTTTCGGCTTTCCCGGGGGTAGCCTGCCGCGGGATCTTTCCCTGTCCCTGGGGAGCGCGAGTCTGACGCCGCTGGAGTTGGCTCGGGGCTATGCGGTGTTCGCCAATGGTGGTCATCAGGTCCAGCCTTATCTGGTCGAGGAGATCTACGACGATGGCGGCAAGCGGGTCTACCGCGCGCCGCTGGTGCGGCTGTGTGAAGGCTGCGAGGAGGAACCGGCGGCACTGGTCGTGCCCGTGAGCGCCGAAGGCGGTGAGGCGCTGGTGCCGCGAGAGCGGCGGGACGCGCCGCGGGTGCTGGATGCCCGCAATGTCTACTTGATGAACGATATGCTGCGGGACGTGATTCGACGCGGCACCGGGCGGCGTGCGCTGAGCCTGGGGCGGCGTGATCTGGCCGGCAAGACAGGTACCACCAACGCCCAGCAGGACGTATGGTTCACCGGCTACAACAGCGCCCTGGTGGGGGTGGTCTGGATGGGTTTCGATCAGCTCCAGCCCCTGGGGCGGGGTGAGACCGGTTCGACGGCCGCGCTCCCGGTGTGGGTGTCCTATATGGGCCAGGCACTGAAAGGCGTGCCGGAGGCGGATCCGGCTCGGCCTGCTGGCCTGGTCAGCGTGCGTATCGACCCGGAAAGCGGGCGTGCCGCGCGAGCCGAGAACCCCGGTGCGGTGTTCGAACTGTTCCGGGAAGACCGGGTACCGGAGCTGGAGCCGCCGGGCGCCGGTGCGCCGGGCAGCGGTTCGGCGGGTGGTGAGCGGCCCTTGTTCTAG
- a CDS encoding citrate synthase, translating to MSKKTVTITDNVSGKSVDFPIREGTHGPDVVDIKTLYGELGYFTYDPGFTSTASCRSDITFIDGDKGVLLYRGYPIDQLAEQSSFLEVSYLLMNGELPTKRELEGFEDSITRHTMVNESIKDFFGGFHYDAHPMAMLTAVVGSLSAFYHDQIDINDPESRRLCAHRILAKMPTIAAAAFKKILGEPFVYPRNELSYAGNLLRMMFARPSEDYEISPVAEKALDQLLILHADHEQNASTSTVRLAGSTGTNPFAAMAAGCAALWGPAHGGANEAVLNMLEEIGSADNVPRFIDKAKDKNDPFRLMGFGHRVYKNYDPRATIIRKTCHEVLDELGMSDDPQLELAMRLEEIALKDDYFVERKLYPNVDFYSGIIYRALGIPTEFFTVLFALGRTPGWIAQWEEMISDPEQRIGRPRQSYTGAAKRDYVAVHKR from the coding sequence ATGTCCAAGAAAACCGTCACCATAACCGATAACGTAAGCGGCAAGAGCGTGGACTTCCCCATTCGCGAGGGCACCCACGGACCCGACGTGGTCGACATCAAGACGCTGTACGGCGAACTCGGCTACTTCACCTACGACCCGGGCTTCACCTCCACTGCCAGCTGCCGCAGCGACATCACCTTCATCGACGGCGACAAGGGCGTGCTGCTCTATCGCGGCTACCCCATCGACCAGCTGGCCGAGCAGAGCTCCTTTCTGGAGGTGAGCTACCTGCTGATGAACGGCGAACTGCCCACCAAGCGGGAGCTGGAAGGCTTCGAGGACTCCATCACCCGGCACACCATGGTGAACGAGAGCATCAAGGATTTCTTCGGCGGCTTCCATTACGACGCCCATCCGATGGCCATGCTCACGGCGGTGGTCGGCTCCCTGTCCGCCTTCTACCATGACCAGATCGACATCAACGATCCGGAAAGCCGGCGCCTGTGCGCTCACCGGATCCTCGCCAAGATGCCCACCATCGCGGCCGCGGCCTTCAAGAAGATCCTCGGCGAGCCCTTCGTTTACCCGCGCAACGAACTGAGCTACGCCGGCAACCTGCTGCGCATGATGTTCGCCCGTCCCAGCGAGGACTACGAGATCAGCCCCGTGGCCGAGAAGGCCCTGGACCAGCTGCTGATCCTGCACGCCGATCACGAGCAGAACGCCTCCACCTCCACTGTGCGCCTGGCCGGCAGCACCGGCACCAACCCCTTCGCCGCCATGGCGGCGGGTTGCGCGGCGCTGTGGGGTCCGGCCCACGGCGGCGCCAACGAGGCGGTGCTGAACATGCTGGAGGAGATCGGCAGCGCCGACAATGTGCCGAGGTTCATCGACAAGGCGAAGGACAAGAACGACCCCTTCCGCCTGATGGGCTTTGGCCACCGGGTCTACAAGAACTACGACCCGCGCGCCACCATCATCCGCAAGACCTGCCACGAGGTGCTGGACGAACTGGGCATGAGCGACGACCCGCAGCTGGAACTGGCCATGCGGCTCGAGGAAATCGCCCTGAAGGACGATTATTTCGTGGAGCGCAAGCTCTACCCGAACGTGGACTTCTACTCGGGCATCATCTACCGCGCCCTGGGCATCCCCACCGAGTTCTTCACGGTGCTGTTCGCCCTGGGCCGCACCCCGGGCTGGATCGCCCAGTGGGAAGAGATGATCAGCGACCCGGAGCAGCGCATTGGCCGCCCCCGCCAGTCCTACACCGGCGCCGCCAAGCGCGATTACGTGGCGGTGCACAAGCGCTAA
- a CDS encoding type B 50S ribosomal protein L31: MQKDIHPNYREVVFQDISSNFAFKTRSTVRTKDTIQWEDGKEYPLVKVEVSSDSHPFYTGKQRVASTGGRVDQFRKKFGGLSRRK, from the coding sequence ATGCAGAAAGATATCCATCCGAATTACCGTGAGGTGGTGTTCCAGGACATCTCCTCCAACTTCGCCTTCAAGACCCGCTCGACGGTGCGCACCAAGGACACCATCCAGTGGGAAGACGGCAAGGAATATCCGCTGGTCAAGGTGGAAGTCTCCAGCGACAGCCACCCCTTCTACACCGGCAAGCAGCGCGTCGCCAGCACCGGCGGCCGTGTGGACCAGTTCCGCAAGAAGTTCGGCGGCCTCAGCCGCCGCAAGTAG
- a CDS encoding DUF3135 domain-containing protein has translation MSFDDWVQLARTDPEAFEARRLAHIEAVIARAPADKQRRLRGLQWQIDQARRRAPTPLSACLRISRMMWESILARDGLLDRLEQFSGRRPPAPPPPLARVLPLRAPRGSKAPRPRH, from the coding sequence ATGAGCTTCGACGACTGGGTCCAGCTGGCCCGCACCGACCCCGAGGCCTTCGAGGCCCGCCGCCTCGCCCACATCGAGGCAGTCATTGCCCGAGCGCCGGCGGACAAGCAACGCCGGCTTCGGGGCCTGCAATGGCAGATCGATCAGGCGCGCCGCCGGGCCCCCACGCCACTGTCGGCCTGCCTGCGCATATCGCGCATGATGTGGGAATCCATCCTCGCCCGCGACGGCCTGCTCGATCGTCTGGAACAATTCAGCGGCCGCCGCCCACCCGCCCCGCCACCGCCGCTCGCCCGCGTACTGCCGTTACGCGCCCCACGAGGCAGCAAGGCACCACGCCCACGACACTGA
- a CDS encoding transcriptional antiterminator, Rof has product MSDYKPIHSQRHAELEVAILHGLRLRTAWLTDAGQTRVEPLTPLNLNTCEQAEYLLALDCQGYHVQIRLDRIRAFHPL; this is encoded by the coding sequence ATGAGCGACTACAAGCCGATCCATTCGCAGCGCCACGCGGAACTGGAAGTGGCCATACTCCACGGCCTGCGCCTGCGCACCGCCTGGCTTACCGACGCGGGCCAGACCCGGGTGGAACCCCTCACACCGCTCAATCTCAACACCTGCGAGCAGGCCGAATACCTGCTTGCCCTAGACTGCCAAGGCTACCACGTGCAGATCCGCCTCGACCGCATCCGCGCCTTCCATCCCTTATAA
- a CDS encoding SirB2 family protein — translation MYAALKHIHLLAVVLSIALFLFRGVLMLLGSRLLRARVLRVLPHGVDTVLLISALALAWQFYRWPAVGHDWIHAKLIALVCYIVLGTVALKRGRTLRGRALALVGALVVFAYIVMVALSKQVWPF, via the coding sequence ATGTATGCTGCACTGAAGCACATTCACCTGCTGGCGGTGGTGCTGAGCATCGCGCTTTTCCTGTTTCGCGGCGTGCTGATGCTGCTTGGCTCGCGGTTGCTGCGGGCCCGGGTGTTGCGGGTGCTGCCCCATGGGGTGGATACCGTGCTGCTGATCAGCGCCCTGGCCTTGGCTTGGCAGTTTTATCGGTGGCCGGCGGTGGGGCATGACTGGATACACGCCAAGCTCATCGCCCTGGTGTGCTACATCGTGCTGGGAACGGTGGCCCTGAAGCGTGGTCGCACGCTGCGGGGGCGGGCGCTGGCGCTGGTCGGGGCGCTGGTGGTGTTCGCCTATATCGTGATGGTGGCGCTGAGCAAGCAGGTGTGGCCGTTTTAG
- the hemW gene encoding radical SAM family heme chaperone HemW, whose amino-acid sequence MGETTPPTTEPPPLGLYVHLPWCVRKCPYCDFNSHALRGELPSDDYVDALLRDLDYEAASAEGRPVETVFFGGGTPSLFPAEAIARFMDGLRARVPLAADAEITLEANPGAFEQARFEGFRAAGINRLSIGVQSFHGEQLHALGRVHGAEEALGAVAAARAAGFDNINLDLMYALPGQNRAQALADVEQAIALAPEHLSHYQLTLEPGTAFAARPPRLPDPDEAWAIQEACQARLAEAGYQHYEISAYARPGRRARHNLNYWLFGDYLAVGAGAHGKLSDAGSERITRRTRLRLPRAWQQAAGGPQALAEEREVSREDRVLEFMLNALRLTEGFPRELMLARTGLASEDFAAPLAQARARGWLAIENGHIRPTTEGLNWLNDLQALFLPRQP is encoded by the coding sequence ATGGGCGAGACCACCCCCCCCACGACCGAGCCACCCCCGCTGGGGCTATACGTGCACCTGCCTTGGTGCGTGCGCAAATGCCCCTACTGCGACTTCAACTCCCACGCCCTGCGTGGCGAGCTGCCGTCGGACGACTATGTGGACGCCCTGCTGCGGGACCTGGACTACGAAGCGGCTTCCGCCGAAGGACGACCGGTGGAAACGGTGTTCTTCGGCGGCGGCACCCCCAGCCTCTTCCCCGCCGAAGCCATCGCCCGTTTCATGGACGGCCTGCGGGCGCGGGTCCCGCTGGCAGCCGATGCCGAAATCACCCTGGAAGCCAACCCCGGCGCCTTCGAGCAGGCCCGCTTCGAGGGCTTCCGCGCCGCTGGCATCAACCGGCTATCCATCGGCGTACAGAGCTTTCACGGCGAACAGTTGCATGCCCTGGGACGGGTCCACGGCGCGGAGGAAGCCTTGGGTGCCGTGGCCGCGGCACGCGCGGCGGGCTTCGACAATATCAACCTGGACCTGATGTACGCCTTGCCCGGGCAAAACCGTGCCCAGGCGCTGGCCGACGTGGAGCAAGCCATTGCGCTGGCGCCGGAGCACCTCTCCCATTACCAGCTTACCCTGGAGCCCGGCACCGCCTTCGCAGCCCGCCCACCCCGGCTGCCCGACCCGGATGAGGCCTGGGCCATCCAGGAGGCCTGCCAGGCGCGGCTCGCCGAGGCCGGTTACCAGCACTACGAGATCTCGGCCTATGCGCGCCCCGGCCGGCGCGCCCGACACAACCTCAACTACTGGCTGTTCGGCGATTATCTGGCGGTGGGTGCCGGCGCCCACGGCAAGCTCAGCGACGCAGGCAGCGAACGCATCACACGGCGCACCCGGCTGCGGCTGCCAAGAGCCTGGCAACAGGCCGCCGGAGGCCCGCAGGCCTTGGCGGAGGAGCGGGAAGTATCACGGGAGGACCGAGTGCTGGAATTCATGCTCAACGCCCTGCGCCTGACCGAGGGCTTCCCGCGCGAACTGATGCTCGCCCGCACGGGGCTTGCCAGCGAAGACTTCGCCGCCCCGCTGGCGCAGGCGCGAGCCCGCGGCTGGCTGGCCATCGAAAACGGCCATATCCGCCCCACGACCGAGGGCCTGAACTGGCTAAACGACCTGCAGGCCCTGTTCCTGCCGCGGCAACCGTAG
- the rdgB gene encoding RdgB/HAM1 family non-canonical purine NTP pyrophosphatase: MRICLASNNAGKVRELAQLLADLPVELITLRELGIVSPEETGLSFIENALLKARHAARHSGLPALADDSGLEVDALNGAPGIYSARYAGAEADDAQNNRKLLEALRGVPAARRGARFHCVLAYMRHPADPTPLICHGSWEGRILEAPVGDGGFGYDPIFHALDADRAAAQLSPEDKARHSHRGRALRALLQTLPERLR, translated from the coding sequence ATGCGCATCTGCCTGGCGAGCAACAATGCGGGCAAGGTCCGAGAGCTGGCGCAACTGCTGGCAGACCTGCCGGTGGAACTGATTACCCTGCGGGAGCTGGGCATTGTCTCGCCCGAGGAGACCGGGCTGAGCTTCATCGAAAACGCCCTGCTCAAGGCCCGCCACGCGGCTCGCCACAGCGGCCTGCCGGCCCTGGCGGACGACTCAGGCCTGGAAGTGGATGCCTTGAACGGCGCGCCGGGCATCTACTCCGCCCGCTATGCCGGCGCGGAGGCGGACGATGCGCAGAACAACCGCAAGCTGCTGGAGGCCCTGCGCGGGGTTCCTGCCGCGCGGCGCGGCGCCCGCTTTCACTGCGTGCTCGCCTATATGCGCCACCCCGCAGACCCCACGCCGCTGATCTGCCACGGCAGCTGGGAAGGGCGCATCCTGGAAGCACCCGTCGGTGACGGCGGGTTCGGTTACGACCCGATCTTTCACGCGCTGGATGCGGACCGCGCGGCGGCGCAGCTGAGCCCCGAGGACAAGGCCCGCCATTCTCACCGCGGCCGCGCCCTGCGCGCACTGCTGCAGACACTGCCGGAGCGGCTGCGCTGA
- the rph gene encoding ribonuclease PH codes for MRPSGRRPDELRAVRITRQFTRHAEGSVLVEFGETRVLCTATVEDRVPPFLRNTGRGWVTAEYGMLPRATHSRSDREAARGRQQGRTVEIQRLIGRALRAAVNLEALGERRIILDCDVLQADGGTRTAAITGAYVALADALRGLLKRKKIKRNPLFGQVAAVSVGLYRGEPVLDLDYLEDAEAETDMNVVMNEAGAFVEIQGTAEGHAFRPDELQRMLALAQSGIEGLLAQQRAALED; via the coding sequence ATGCGCCCCAGCGGCCGCCGCCCCGATGAACTTCGCGCCGTACGCATCACCCGCCAATTCACCCGCCACGCCGAAGGCTCGGTGCTGGTGGAGTTTGGCGAAACCCGGGTGCTATGCACCGCCACCGTGGAGGATCGGGTGCCACCCTTCCTGCGCAACACCGGTCGCGGCTGGGTCACCGCCGAGTACGGCATGCTCCCCCGCGCCACCCACAGCCGCTCCGACCGCGAGGCCGCCCGGGGGCGCCAGCAGGGGCGCACCGTGGAGATCCAACGCCTGATCGGCCGCGCGCTGCGCGCCGCGGTCAACCTGGAAGCCCTGGGCGAGCGACGCATCATCCTCGATTGCGATGTGCTGCAGGCCGACGGCGGCACCCGCACCGCCGCCATCACCGGCGCCTACGTGGCGCTGGCCGACGCCTTGCGCGGCTTGCTGAAACGCAAGAAAATCAAACGAAACCCGCTATTTGGCCAGGTGGCTGCCGTGTCCGTGGGCCTGTATCGCGGGGAGCCTGTGCTGGACCTGGACTATCTGGAGGACGCCGAGGCGGAAACGGACATGAACGTGGTCATGAACGAGGCCGGCGCCTTCGTCGAGATCCAGGGCACCGCCGAAGGCCATGCCTTCCGGCCCGATGAGCTGCAGCGCATGCTGGCCTTGGCCCAGAGCGGCATCGAAGGGCTGCTGGCACAGCAGCGCGCAGCCCTGGAGGACTGA
- a CDS encoding YicC/YloC family endoribonuclease — protein MVRSMTAFERRERQGEWGRISWELRSINHRYLDIYPRLPEELRTLEPALRERVGRKLARGKVECSLRYRPAVGVSADVQLNWSYAEQLLAACEALSEKASGAAPVSPVELLRFPGVLKEPEADLEPVVQAALALLDETLDGFIANREREGERLGELIAERAQRIAELVVEVRGRRVEVNARVREKLLAKLGELDTQADSARFEQELIYLLQRLDVDEELDRLETHVAELRRALARREPIGRRLDFLMQELNRESNTLGSKSADTETTQAAVEMKVLIEQMREQIQNIE, from the coding sequence ATGGTACGCAGTATGACCGCCTTCGAGCGCCGCGAGCGCCAAGGGGAGTGGGGCAGGATCAGTTGGGAGCTGCGCTCGATCAATCACCGTTATCTGGATATCTATCCGCGCCTGCCCGAAGAGTTGCGGACGCTGGAGCCGGCGCTGCGCGAACGGGTGGGGCGCAAGCTCGCCCGGGGCAAGGTGGAGTGCAGCCTGCGCTACCGGCCGGCGGTGGGGGTGAGCGCCGATGTGCAGCTGAATTGGTCCTATGCCGAGCAGCTGTTGGCGGCCTGCGAAGCGCTCTCGGAGAAGGCCTCTGGCGCGGCGCCGGTGAGCCCGGTGGAGCTGCTGCGCTTTCCCGGCGTGCTGAAAGAGCCCGAGGCCGATCTGGAGCCGGTGGTGCAGGCGGCGCTGGCGCTGCTGGACGAGACCCTGGACGGTTTCATCGCCAATCGCGAGCGCGAGGGTGAGCGCCTGGGCGAGCTGATCGCCGAGCGCGCGCAGCGTATCGCCGAGCTGGTGGTGGAGGTGCGTGGCCGGCGCGTCGAAGTGAACGCGCGGGTGCGCGAGAAGCTGCTGGCGAAGCTTGGCGAGCTGGACACCCAGGCGGACAGCGCACGCTTCGAGCAGGAGCTGATCTACCTGCTGCAGCGCCTGGATGTGGACGAGGAGCTGGACCGGCTGGAGACCCATGTGGCCGAGCTGCGCCGGGCGCTGGCGCGGCGCGAACCCATCGGCCGGCGGTTGGACTTTTTGATGCAGGAGTTGAACCGGGAGTCCAATACCCTGGGCTCCAAGTCGGCGGACACCGAGACCACCCAGGCGGCGGTGGAGATGAAAGTGCTCATCGAGCAGATGCGCGAGCAGATCCAGAACATCGAGTAA